The Polaribacter sp. Q13 sequence TTTAATAATCAAAGCTAACTCTTTCGTCAATTCTTTTCTATGATATCTTTCTATGCCTTTAGATTTCACTTCTAAAGTTCCTAGCTTAAATTGATGATATAACCGTTCTATTTCTAAGGTAATTTTTTCTTCATTTTCAAAATCAATTACAACTCCTGCATTGGTCTCTTTTAATATTTCTGATAAATCTCCATCTTCCGGTCCAATCGCTAAAATGGGTCTTTTTGCTGTTAAATACTCAAATAATTTTCCAGTTAATATTCCTTTAGATTTTTCTACATTCGGAATTAACAACAACAATACTTGTGCTTTTTTCTGATATTCTATAGCAGTCTCATGAGAAACATATCCTTTAAAATCAGAATTATCTAGTAAATTATTTTTTGATATTACTTCTTTAACTTCATCAGAAATATCACCAATAAAATTCAGTTTTAAATCGTTCTTAAAGTCTTTATTTTTTAAAGTAAGTTGGCTTAAAACTTTAAAAAACACTTTTGGGTTACTTTGTTTTGGCAACAACCCGATGTAGGAAATGGAAAATTTAGCATCTAAATTAATTGCACTTTTGGTTAAAACTTCATCATCAAAACCATTGCTGACAACCTCTACTCTACTGGCTTTTTTAGCAAATTCAATTTTTAAAGAATTACTAACTGTCAACACACAATCTGCATTTTTTAAAACAGTTTCTTCTAATTTTCTATTTCTATTTTTAGCAAATGATAATTGCTTAAAATCTTTATTATAATACAAATCTGACCAAGGATCTCTAAAATCTGCAAGCCATTTTATATTATTTTTCCTGTGTAATTTCTGAGCAATTAAATGCATACTGTGTGGCGGCCCCGTAGAAATAATAGTATCAATTTTATGAGAATCTAAATACTTCTGAAGGTATTTTACAGATGCTTTTACCCAAAACACTTTAGGATCTGGAATAAAAAAATTCCCTCTAATAAAAGATAAAATACCGCTGTTACTAACGTTAGAAATTCCGCTTTTTTTAGGTTTCTTTTTTTTCCAAAAAAGTAAATCCGTCGGTTCCCAAATAGGTTGTTTTAAAACTTCTATATTTTTTGGAACCTCATTTATTAAGCTTAAATCTTCCTTCGGATAATTGACATCATCAACGGTATACACCACAGGTTCTATTCCGAATTCTTGTAAATATTTTACAAACTTCAACCAACGTTGCACTCCAGAACCTCCTGCTGGTGGCCAATAATATGTAATTATTAATACTTTCACTATTGTAGGTTATCGTATAAATGTAGTAGTTTTTTAGAAGTTTGTTCCCAAGAAAATTCATTTTCTATAAACTCTTTTCCATTTTGCCCTAATTCATTTCTTAATTTTTCATCCTTGTAGAGCATTAAAATTTTATCAGAAAAATGTTTAACATCTCTATCTTTATGAATTAAGCCTGTATTATGTTTTTCAACAACTCTTTTTTGAGCGGTAGCATCACTTACCAAAAGAGGTTTTGCCAGACTCATATACTGAAAAATCTTATTTGCATACGCAACATCGTGTTGTAAATTTCTATGCAAAGGCGAAATACAAATAGCACTCGATAAAATATAAGACTGAAATAAAGAAACATTTTGCCAACCTTCAAAATCGACAAATTCTTCTAATTTTAAATCGGCAACTTGTTGTTTTAAAACAACATCTGTAGTATTCTTACCTACAATTACCAACTTAATATTTGGAATCGATTCCTTTAAAGAAATTAGCGATTCAATGGCTGTTTGTAAGCCTCTTCTTAAATGTGTATCGCCTAAATATAAGAGTACAAAATTGTCTTTGTATCTCTCTACAATCGTTTTATCAATCGTATAATTGGTGTAAAATGATTCTCTAATCGTATTCGGAACTAGTACTAACTTATCTTTTGCTGATGGAATTCTTTGTGCTAAATTCTCTAAAAATTCTGGAGAAACAGCAATTACCTTAGTTGCTTTTCCTATAAATTCCTTTTCTTTCTTTTTCCATTTTAATGGTGAAATCAAATACTTTCCCGGAAACTTTTGAAGATGTGGATACAACTTCATTACTTCAGGCATATTATCATGCAAATCTAAAACTACAGGTAAATGAAATCCATTATTCACATTAAAAACAGCCTGTGCAATTCTGATATCATGAATATGAAAAGCATCAATTTTTGTTTCTTTTACAAACTGATGAATTTTTTTTCCCATCAAAAAATGATACAAAGAAAAGGTATATGCTAAAGCGGATAATTTATACTCTAGTTTATTAGAAGCATATCTTTTAACCTGAATTCCGTTTATAACTTCAGACGATTTTTCATCGGCATATTTTAAACAAAATAGAAAAACATCATGTCCTGCTTTTACCAAAGAAACGGCTTCGTTTTCTACTCTCGGATCTGGTGGAAACGGAGCATCCAAAATCATTCCTATTTTCATTTCTTTAATCTCTTCTTTTCATAAAAGAACCAACCAACGGTTATCAATAGTAGCAAAGCATAAGAAGATAAAGAAATGATTTTCCCTTGCTGAATTACTTTTGGCTCAAACTTAAACTCTATCGTATGTTCTCCTGCAGGAATCGTCATTCCTCTTAACACATAATCTACACGTACGTATGGCGTTAATTTTCCGTCTACATAAGCGTTCCAACCATCTTTATAATAGATTTCAGAAAATACAGCAAATTGTTCTTTGTTTGTTTTAGATTGATATGTTAACGTTGTAACATCGTAATTTAAAAGTTTTATAGAAGCTGTTGAGTCAATTTCTTTAGGAAATATAATTCTATCTTTTACAGAAGGGTCGGATTGATAAACGGCAACCGTCTTTGTATTTAAAGAATCTAACGCTTGTATTTCCTGATTCGCAGAGTTTACAATTTTTACATGTTCTACAAACCATGCATTTCCGTTGGCATCTGGGTTTAATTGCGATTGTTTTTCTCCTTTATCATTGCCAATAATAAAATACTTGGTGTTTAACATGTTTAAAACTTGCATGTTATTTTTGGCTATTTGAAAATCGAATAATTCTTGATAACGTCCTAATTTAGCTGCATGATATCCACCAATAGATTGATGAAAATAAGAGGTACTTCCATCATTCATTGGATTTACCGTAAAATTACCAACTCTATAATGACTTTTATCTTGTAATATAATTTTATCTGCTGTTGAAGCTATAAATGGTTTATCAATTTTTCTTGCAGATTTAAAATCGGTTTCATTCACATACTTTTTATCAACAGAAATTAAATCGAACAGTATAAAAAGTGTCAGTACTAAAATAGCTACACCTTGTTTTAATTTCTCTTTTAACAACATCCATAAAACACCTGCAGAAAGTATCATTAAAAATAATGAACGCAAAGTATCTGTTAATAACATCGATTTTCTATCAGAAATAATTGCATCTGTTAAACCAGGTAACTGCTTGTATTGAGCATCTCTTAATCCTTCAAAGGTTGAAAAACCATGTGCTAGTAAAAAACCTACAATAATTAATCCTCCAAAAACATACACTGCTTTTTTTAGAGCATCTCGTTTTTCATCCGAAGAAATTTTAGAAGAAAAGAATTCTTTTAAAGCCAAAACACCTAAAATAGGCACAGATAATTCAGCGATGATTTGTATCGATGAAACTGCTCTAAACTTATTGTATAACGGAAAATAATCAATAAAAAAGTTGGTTAAAACATCAAAATTTCTTCCCCAACTCATTAAAATTGAAAATACCGTTGCAGCTACTAACCATTGTTTTAGTCTTCCTTTTACTAAGAACATCCCTAAGAAAAACAGAAAAAATATTACTGCTCCTATATATGCTGGTGCTTCTACAATGTTTTGATCTCCCCAATACGTTAATGCTTGTTCAGAATATTCCTTTGCTGCTTTTTTGCCTGCTTTCGCTTCTAAAAGTTGATAAAAATTTGAATCACCTCCTAATTTCTCCATCGTTCCTCCGCCCATAAAACGCGGAATAAACAAATTAAAAGTCTCTAATTTCGCGTAACTATATTCTGTTATATAGGCTTTATCTAAACCTTTAGTCACTGCTTTTTTGGTTCCATCAGGATTGATGGTTAATTCAGACTTACCTCTTGTACTATGGTCTGCATATTCTTTCATAGCCATTAAACGCGAAGAATTTGCGCCAACACCTAATAAAACAGCTGCAAGAATTACAATAACTTGTTTTATAAATGTTGGAATAATTTTTTCTTTAATGGCGTTTATAAGTTCTACCATTCCTAAAATTAATAGTGAAAACCCAAGATAATAGGTCATCTGAGGATGATTGGTATAAATTTCTAAAGCCATCGCTACACCAGTTACCAAAAACCCTAAAATATATCGTTTCTGAAAAACCCACAACAATCCGGCTAAAACCAATGGCATGTAAGCAATTGCATGCGCTTTTGCATTATGTCCTGCTCCAAAAATAATGATTAAATAGGTTGAAAACCCAAAGGCTAGAGAACCAAAAATTGCCAGTCTCCAATTGACTTTCAACGCCATCATTAATACAAAAAAACTTAAAAAGTACAAAAAAGTATAGTCTGCAGGTCTTGGTAAAAAACGTAAAGTTATGTCTAAAACTCTTACAAAATCATTCGGATAATAGGCACTTACTTGATACGCTGGCATTCCACTAAAAGAAGCACCTGTCCAATAAGGTTCTGCATTTTTATCTGCCCTAAAATCATTAATCTCTTTTACCATTCCGGTAAACTGAGTAATATCAGACTGATTCAGTTTTTGCCCTTTTAAAAGCGGATGAAAATATATAATAGATGCCAAAGCAAAAATTGCCACCGCAACTATATATGGTAAAATTTTAGTAAACTTCATAAATTAATCTATTTCCTCAAAATCTACATATTCTCCAACAGAGTTTCTACTTTGTTGCTGATTACTTGGTTTTTTGTCAATTACTGTTTCTCCTTCAGAAACCGTACTTTTTTGTTCTTGCCCTCCTCCATATTGTTGTTCTGCTTTCTTTTTAATTGTTTCTGCCGCTTTTTTAATTAAAAAAGGAGCGAACAATTTTGCTAAAAACTTAAAACCATAATAAAAAAGAACAATAAAAAAAATAGTTTTTAATAATCCCATTCAAATATATATTTATAAAAAATCAATCAAAAATAACAATTTGAATACAATTGAAGCGTTTACAAACTATAAAACTTTCTTAAACTCAAAAAAGTATCGTTTGCTTTTAAAAAATAGCATTTTTATCCTATGTTTGTGTAGCAGATATTATTACCTATAAAATCGTATCCAAAATTTATGAAAAACCTTTTACTTAAACTTTTTATTACATTTACAATACTTGTATCTAACTATACACAAGCACAATATACAGATGTAATAAATTCTAACAAACCTGGTTTTTCAGAAAGCCCTTATAGTGTTGGTACAGGTGTTTATCAATTTGAAACTAATTTTTTCTACAAAAAAACAAGTATAGAGCCCACTTTTTCTATACCAGAATCTTTTGGAGCAGATTTACTTTTTAGAACAAGTTTTTTTCTTGAAAAATTAGAATTAAATGCGCAGTTCACTTACCAAAAGGACGAAGTAACGTTTAATAACATTTTTACATCACAATATTCAACTTCTGGATTGAGTAAATTTACAATCGGTGCAAAATATTTATTATTTCAACCAGAATATACCGATAAAACGAAAGAAGTAAGAAGTTGGAGAAGGCGACATGCTTTTGATAAAAAACGTTTTATCCCTTCTGTTGCTGTTTATTTGGGTATAAATACAGATGTTGTAAATGACCTTTATAAAACAGAAAGTGTATCGCCAAAATTAGGCGTTTTACTTCAACAAAATCTTACCAATCAATTTAATGTTATTTACAATCTTTACTACGATAAAATAGGTACCGATTTTTCTGAAATTTCTTATATAGTAACAGCTACCCAAAATTTTAGCGATAATTGGTCTGGTTTTATTGAGCATCAAGGCATTTTCTTAAAACATCAAAATAATCTAAATATTGGCGCAGGATTCGCTTATCTTTTTAACAAAGATTTTCAAATGAACACCTCTGCTAGATTTATTAAAGAAGGAAAGTCTCAGGGTATTTACGCAGGTTTAGGGATTTCTTATAGAATAGATAGTCATTATGATTCTTATACCGATTTAAATGACAACGGACAACAAATAAAAGACACGCCAATAAGCAGATACAACAAAAAACAAAATAATTTTTTCTCTAGAATTTTTAGTGTCTTTAAGAAAAAAGATAAGAAGAAACCCATTAGAAAAAGAAGTCGTAAAAGAATTTCTACAAAAGAGAAAAAAGGTGGTTTTTTAGGTTTGTTTGGTAAGAAAAAGAAAAAAGAAGAATCAGAAATAGAAAAATTAGAAAGAGAAATTAAAGAGTTAGAGAAAGAAGTAGAAGATGATTAGAATAACAATTAGAAAAACTATTTTTGTAAAATGATTACAATCAAAAAAATGACTACCAGAAAGGAAATGAAACAATTTGTAACATTTCCTTTTTCACTATACAAAAATAATAAGTATTGGGTTCCGCCAATTATTAAAGATGAAGTTGACAATTTTGACCCAACAAAAAACCCCGTTTTTGAGAATGCAGATGCACAATTTTTTGTTGCCCTAAGAGATGGCGAAATTGTGGGAAGAGTTATTGCCATAATCAATTGGTTTGAAGTTGAAAAACAACAAATTAAAAAAATGCGTTTTGGTTGGTTTGATGTCATTGATGATATTGAAGTTAGTAAAGTACTTTTAGAAAAAGTTAAAGAAATAGGTCTAGAAAATAAATTAGAATACATAGAAGGACCAATTGGTTTTAATAATTTAGATAAAACCGGAGTTTTAGTGGAAGGTTTTGATCATATAGGAACCATGATTACCTGGTATAATCATCCATATTATAAAGAACATTTAGAGCAATTAGGTTTTGTTAAAGAGAAAGAATATTTAGAAAACAAATTCAAGTTTAAAAATGTAGATGGTGTTTATTTTGATAGAATAAGTAACATTTTAAAAAAACGATTAAAACTTAAAGCATTAGATTTTACCAAGACTAAAGACATTATGCCTTATGTAGATGAAATGTTTGAGGTTTTTAGCGCTTCGTACTCTAAACTATCTTCTTTTGTACCAATATCTGACTCTCAGATTGCTTTTTTTAAGAAAAAATATATTTCTTTTATCAACCCAGAATATATAAAATTTGTGGTAGATGAGAACAATAAACTAGTTGCATTTGCCATTGTAATGCCTTCTTTTTCTGAAGCTTTACAAAAAGCTAACGGTAAATTATTCCCGTTTGGATTGTTCCATTTATTAAAAGCAAGAAAGCACTCTAAAGACGTTACTTTTTACTTAATTGGTGTGCATCCAGCTTATCAAAACAAAGGAGTACATGCTATTATTTTTGATCAATACACCAAGACATTTGCGCCTTTAGGTATAGAAAATTGCATTAGAACTCCTGAATTAGAAGACAACGAAGCAATAAAAAAATTATGGGAAAATTTTCATCCTGTAACACATAAAAGACGTAGAACGTATAGAAAGAGTATTCAGTAAGCAGTAAGCAGTAAGCAGTAAGCAGTAAGCAGTAAGCAGTAAGCAGTAAGCAGTAAGCAAAATTAAAAAATCACTGGTTCTTTGCAACTATACTTCTTTGCTACTTTGAAACTAAATCAAAAAAAACATCAAAAACACCTAACTTTAATCTTTTAACGAAACGTGCAACTATTTTATAATTCAGAAATTTCTACAGAAACCACACAAATTACGTTTGATAAAATTGAGAGCAAACATATTGTACGTGTTTTACGCAAAAAAACAAATGATGTTCTAAAAATTACCAACGGAAAAGGTTTTTTGTTTGATGTAAAAATTATTCTTGCTAGTGATAAAAAATGTTTGGCAGAAGTGATTCATTTTGAAGAAAAACCAAAACCGTGGAATTATTACCTGCATATTGCCATTGCTCCTACCAAGTTAAATGATCGAATTGAATGGTTTTTAGAAAAAGCCACAGAAATTGGTATTGATGAAATTACGCCAATTATTTGTTCTAATTCAGAACGTAGAATTGTAAAACTAGAACGTTTCGAAAAAATCATTCAGTCTGCAATGAAGCAATCTTTAAAATTTACGCTACCAAAATTAAATGCACCTGTAAAATTAAATGATTTTATTAAACAAGATTTTGAAGGCAAGGTCTGTATTGCACATTGCGAAGAACAAGACAAAAACTTGTTACAATCTGTTATAAAACCATCCGAAAAAACAACTATTTTAATTGGTCCTGAAGGTGATTTTTCTGTAGAAGAAATAAAAAAATGTTTAGCAAAAAACATGATTCCTATTTCTTTAGGCGAAAGTAGATTGCGCACAGAAACAGCTGCTTTAGTTACTGTAAACACTATTTCGTTTATCAATCAGTAATTTTTACTATCTTGCTTTTAATTCTCACTAAAATAATTAATGAAGCAAATTTTAATTCTATTATTTATATTTCTTAATTTCTATACCAACGCGCAAGATGTTGCCATTTTAAAATATAATGGTGGTGGAGATTGGTATGCAAATCCAACTGCAATTCCTAATTTAATAGACTTTGCAAACACCAATATTGGAACCCATATTTCTAAAAATCCACAATCAGTAACGATTGGTACCGAAGACATTTTTAATTTCCCTATCCTCTTTATGACCGGACACGGAAATGTTTTGTTTTCTGATGAGGATGCTAATAATTTAAGAAATTATTTAATTTCTGGCGGATTCCTGCATGTTTCAGACAATTATGGTTTAGATAAATACATCAGAAGAGAACTAAAAAAAGTCTTTCCTAAATTGGAATTCAAAGAAATTCCAAATAATCACCCTATCTACAGTCAGACTTTTAAATTCCCAAACGGTGTTCCTAAAATTCATGAGCATAATAAAAAGCCTGCACAGGGTTTTGGTCTATTTTACGAAGGAAGGTTGGTGGTTTTTTACGACTATGAAACAGATTTAAGTGATGGTTGGGAAGACGAAATTATACACAACGATCCTAAAAATATCCGTGAAAAATCCTTAAAAATGGGTGCGAACATAATTGAGTTTGCTTTTAAGAATTGAGTTAGCTGTTAGCTGTTAGCTGTTAGCAACAATAAAAAACGATACGCCTTTGCAACTTTACGAGAAAAAAATAAAATTTGAACCAAGATTTTTTTGAAGCAAGAAAACCAGAAACCTTGAAACTTTTTTAAATAAATGCAAAACAACATAGATATAGACGATATTAAAATAAACTTTGATGAAAGTGGTTTATGGGTTTTAAACATTGCTATTGCCATTATTATGTTTGGAGTTGCTTTGGGTATTTCTATAGAAGATTTTAAAAGACTTTTTAAAAATCCTAAAATAGTATTTGTGGGTGTTTTATCGCAATTTATCTTATTGCCTGCTGCTACTTTTTTAGCTATTTTAATTATAGAACCTCATCCTAGTTTTGCTTTAGGAATGATGATGATTGCCGCATGTCCTGGCGGAAATGTCTCTAACTTTTTTAGTAAGATGGCTGGTGGAAATGCTGCTTTATCCGTTAGCTTAACAGCTTTTGCCACTTTAATATGTATAGTAATGACACCTCTAAATTTACAATTTTGGGGAAGTTTATACGAACCTACCAATAAAATTTTAAAAACTGTTTCTTTAAATCCTTATGATTTATTTAAACTGGTTTCTATAATTTTAGGAATTCCTTTAATACTTGGAATGGTTATTAAACATTACCATTCGGAAGTGGCGAACAAGATAGAAAAAGTATTAAAACCGCTATCTATGTTGGTTTTTATTGCTTTAATTTTTATTGCTTTTTATCAAAATTTAAATATTTTTATTCATCATATTCACCATGTACTGTTCTTAGTAATTTTTCACAATATATTTGCCTACATTTTAGGGTTTTATACCGCAAAAAGTTTTAAATTGAATAAAAAAGATTGTAAAACAATTGCAATGGAAACAGGCATACAAAATGGAGGCTTGGGTTTATTACTTATTTTCGGTTTCTTTGAAGGTTTAGGAGGAATGGCTTTATTAGCTGCTTTTTGGGGAGTTTGGGATGTTTTTTCTGGCATGGCATTAGCAACTTATTGGGGTAGAAAATCATCTTTAAAAATTATTAAATAAAATGGAAGTTTCTCAGATTTGGTTTCGTTTAGTACGTAAGTACGTTAAACTCGGACTAGTATTTTACACAAAAAAAATAAAAGTTGTTGGTTTAAAAAACGTTCCTAAAAAAGGTGCAGTACTTTTTGCAATAAATCATCCAAACGGATTGATAGACCCGT is a genomic window containing:
- a CDS encoding glycosyltransferase family 4 protein, coding for MKVLIITYYWPPAGGSGVQRWLKFVKYLQEFGIEPVVYTVDDVNYPKEDLSLINEVPKNIEVLKQPIWEPTDLLFWKKKKPKKSGISNVSNSGILSFIRGNFFIPDPKVFWVKASVKYLQKYLDSHKIDTIISTGPPHSMHLIAQKLHRKNNIKWLADFRDPWSDLYYNKDFKQLSFAKNRNRKLEETVLKNADCVLTVSNSLKIEFAKKASRVEVVSNGFDDEVLTKSAINLDAKFSISYIGLLPKQSNPKVFFKVLSQLTLKNKDFKNDLKLNFIGDISDEVKEVISKNNLLDNSDFKGYVSHETAIEYQKKAQVLLLLIPNVEKSKGILTGKLFEYLTAKRPILAIGPEDGDLSEILKETNAGVVIDFENEEKITLEIERLYHQFKLGTLEVKSKGIERYHRKELTKELALIIKSLHS
- a CDS encoding glycosyltransferase family 4 protein encodes the protein MKIGMILDAPFPPDPRVENEAVSLVKAGHDVFLFCLKYADEKSSEVINGIQVKRYASNKLEYKLSALAYTFSLYHFLMGKKIHQFVKETKIDAFHIHDIRIAQAVFNVNNGFHLPVVLDLHDNMPEVMKLYPHLQKFPGKYLISPLKWKKKEKEFIGKATKVIAVSPEFLENLAQRIPSAKDKLVLVPNTIRESFYTNYTIDKTIVERYKDNFVLLYLGDTHLRRGLQTAIESLISLKESIPNIKLVIVGKNTTDVVLKQQVADLKLEEFVDFEGWQNVSLFQSYILSSAICISPLHRNLQHDVAYANKIFQYMSLAKPLLVSDATAQKRVVEKHNTGLIHKDRDVKHFSDKILMLYKDEKLRNELGQNGKEFIENEFSWEQTSKKLLHLYDNLQ
- a CDS encoding YfhO family protein gives rise to the protein MKFTKILPYIVAVAIFALASIIYFHPLLKGQKLNQSDITQFTGMVKEINDFRADKNAEPYWTGASFSGMPAYQVSAYYPNDFVRVLDITLRFLPRPADYTFLYFLSFFVLMMALKVNWRLAIFGSLAFGFSTYLIIIFGAGHNAKAHAIAYMPLVLAGLLWVFQKRYILGFLVTGVAMALEIYTNHPQMTYYLGFSLLILGMVELINAIKEKIIPTFIKQVIVILAAVLLGVGANSSRLMAMKEYADHSTRGKSELTINPDGTKKAVTKGLDKAYITEYSYAKLETFNLFIPRFMGGGTMEKLGGDSNFYQLLEAKAGKKAAKEYSEQALTYWGDQNIVEAPAYIGAVIFFLFFLGMFLVKGRLKQWLVAATVFSILMSWGRNFDVLTNFFIDYFPLYNKFRAVSSIQIIAELSVPILGVLALKEFFSSKISSDEKRDALKKAVYVFGGLIIVGFLLAHGFSTFEGLRDAQYKQLPGLTDAIISDRKSMLLTDTLRSLFLMILSAGVLWMLLKEKLKQGVAILVLTLFILFDLISVDKKYVNETDFKSARKIDKPFIASTADKIILQDKSHYRVGNFTVNPMNDGSTSYFHQSIGGYHAAKLGRYQELFDFQIAKNNMQVLNMLNTKYFIIGNDKGEKQSQLNPDANGNAWFVEHVKIVNSANQEIQALDSLNTKTVAVYQSDPSVKDRIIFPKEIDSTASIKLLNYDVTTLTYQSKTNKEQFAVFSEIYYKDGWNAYVDGKLTPYVRVDYVLRGMTIPAGEHTIEFKFEPKVIQQGKIISLSSYALLLLITVGWFFYEKKRLKK
- a CDS encoding DUF4834 family protein, translating into MGLLKTIFFIVLFYYGFKFLAKLFAPFLIKKAAETIKKKAEQQYGGGQEQKSTVSEGETVIDKKPSNQQQSRNSVGEYVDFEEID
- a CDS encoding transporter, with the translated sequence MKNLLLKLFITFTILVSNYTQAQYTDVINSNKPGFSESPYSVGTGVYQFETNFFYKKTSIEPTFSIPESFGADLLFRTSFFLEKLELNAQFTYQKDEVTFNNIFTSQYSTSGLSKFTIGAKYLLFQPEYTDKTKEVRSWRRRHAFDKKRFIPSVAVYLGINTDVVNDLYKTESVSPKLGVLLQQNLTNQFNVIYNLYYDKIGTDFSEISYIVTATQNFSDNWSGFIEHQGIFLKHQNNLNIGAGFAYLFNKDFQMNTSARFIKEGKSQGIYAGLGISYRIDSHYDSYTDLNDNGQQIKDTPISRYNKKQNNFFSRIFSVFKKKDKKKPIRKRSRKRISTKEKKGGFLGLFGKKKKKEESEIEKLEREIKELEKEVEDD
- a CDS encoding GTP cyclohydrolase codes for the protein MITIKKMTTRKEMKQFVTFPFSLYKNNKYWVPPIIKDEVDNFDPTKNPVFENADAQFFVALRDGEIVGRVIAIINWFEVEKQQIKKMRFGWFDVIDDIEVSKVLLEKVKEIGLENKLEYIEGPIGFNNLDKTGVLVEGFDHIGTMITWYNHPYYKEHLEQLGFVKEKEYLENKFKFKNVDGVYFDRISNILKKRLKLKALDFTKTKDIMPYVDEMFEVFSASYSKLSSFVPISDSQIAFFKKKYISFINPEYIKFVVDENNKLVAFAIVMPSFSEALQKANGKLFPFGLFHLLKARKHSKDVTFYLIGVHPAYQNKGVHAIIFDQYTKTFAPLGIENCIRTPELEDNEAIKKLWENFHPVTHKRRRTYRKSIQ
- a CDS encoding 16S rRNA (uracil(1498)-N(3))-methyltransferase, whose product is MQLFYNSEISTETTQITFDKIESKHIVRVLRKKTNDVLKITNGKGFLFDVKIILASDKKCLAEVIHFEEKPKPWNYYLHIAIAPTKLNDRIEWFLEKATEIGIDEITPIICSNSERRIVKLERFEKIIQSAMKQSLKFTLPKLNAPVKLNDFIKQDFEGKVCIAHCEEQDKNLLQSVIKPSEKTTILIGPEGDFSVEEIKKCLAKNMIPISLGESRLRTETAALVTVNTISFINQ
- a CDS encoding DUF4159 domain-containing protein, with product MKQILILLFIFLNFYTNAQDVAILKYNGGGDWYANPTAIPNLIDFANTNIGTHISKNPQSVTIGTEDIFNFPILFMTGHGNVLFSDEDANNLRNYLISGGFLHVSDNYGLDKYIRRELKKVFPKLEFKEIPNNHPIYSQTFKFPNGVPKIHEHNKKPAQGFGLFYEGRLVVFYDYETDLSDGWEDEIIHNDPKNIREKSLKMGANIIEFAFKN
- a CDS encoding bile acid:sodium symporter family protein, encoding MQNNIDIDDIKINFDESGLWVLNIAIAIIMFGVALGISIEDFKRLFKNPKIVFVGVLSQFILLPAATFLAILIIEPHPSFALGMMMIAACPGGNVSNFFSKMAGGNAALSVSLTAFATLICIVMTPLNLQFWGSLYEPTNKILKTVSLNPYDLFKLVSIILGIPLILGMVIKHYHSEVANKIEKVLKPLSMLVFIALIFIAFYQNLNIFIHHIHHVLFLVIFHNIFAYILGFYTAKSFKLNKKDCKTIAMETGIQNGGLGLLLIFGFFEGLGGMALLAAFWGVWDVFSGMALATYWGRKSSLKIIK